The following are from one region of the Cinclus cinclus chromosome 7, bCinCin1.1, whole genome shotgun sequence genome:
- the LOC134045936 gene encoding putative lysosomal acid lipase/cholesteryl ester hydrolase translates to MTEPPALPPPAWSDTPVGSAWHKMWLFIAILFFVQAPVNSEDAIKQKKALNPESLMNISQIICHRGYPSEEYDVLTRDGYYIHLNRIPHGREKPKNRGPKPVVFLQHGILGEGSHWVENLANNSLGFILADSGYDVWLGNSRGTSWSRRHQHLSADQVEFWDFSFHEMAMYDLPAAIDFVLQKTGQKQLHYIGYSQGSSIAFIAFSSMPELAQKVKMFFALAPVLVPKHSRSPFMKMQLLLDNKLKMIPLLLGRTDASLRVRKLWRFLPELCRHTLLHRPCANLLFLLGGYNEKNLNTTRLDVYTSHYPDGTSVKNIIHWAQVIKSGEFKAFDYGSENPARYHQNTPPLYRVEEMPVPTAVWSGGQDWAADWRDVLLLLPRITHLVTYTHIPDWNHWDFVWGLDAPGRLYSSILRLMEGSR, encoded by the exons ATGACAgagccaccagcactgccaccaccaGCCTGGTCAGACACACCAGTGGGCTCTGCCTG GCACAAGATGTGGCTGTTTATTGCAATCCTGTTTTTCGTACAAGCACCCGTGAACTCCGAAGATGCCATCAAGCAGAAAAAGGCTCTAAATCCCGAGAGTCTCATGAACATT agcCAAATCATCTGCCACAGAGGGTACCCCAGTGAGGAGTATGACGTCCTGACTCGTGATGGCTACTACATCCACCTGAACAGAATTCCTCATGGAAGAGAAAAGCCGAAGAACAGAG GGCCCAAGCCAGTCGTGTTTCTCCAGCATGGGATACTTGGAGAAGGCAGCCACTGGGTGGAAAATCTGGCTAACAACAGCCTTGGCTTCATACTAGCAGACTCTGGCTATGACGTGTGGCTGGGAAACAGCCGGGGGACGAGCTGGTCCCGAAGACACCAGCACCTCTCAGCTGACCAggtggaattctgggatttcag CTTCCATGAGATGGCAATGTATGACCTCCCGGCTGCCATTGACTTTGTGCTGCAGAAAACAGGGCAGAAGCAGCTCCACTACATTGGCTACTCGCAGGGCAGCTCAATTG CATTTATTGCGTTTTCATCCATGCCCGAACTGGCTCAGAAAGTCAAAATGTTTTTTGCCCTGGCTCCAGTATTGGTACCCAAGCACTCCAGAAGTCCATTCATGAAGATGCAGCTCCTCCTGGACAACAAGCTCAAGATGATTCCG ctgctgctcgGCAGAACGGACGCGTCCCTGCGGGTGAGGAAGCTGTGGCGGTTCCTCCCGGAGCTGTGCAGGCACACGCTGCTGCACAGGCCCTGTGCCaacctcctcttcctgctgggTGGCTACAATGAGAAGAACCTCAACACG ACACGGCTGGATGTGTACACATCCCACTATCCGGATGGCACCTCTGTCAAAAACATCATCCACTGGGCACAG GTGATAAAATCTGGAGAATTCAAAGCCTTTGACTATGGCAGTGAGAACCCAGCCAGGTACCACCAG AACACACCGCCCTTGTACCGCGTGGAGGAGATGCCGGTGCCCACCGCGGTGTGGTCGGGAGGGCAGGACTGGGCGGCTGACTGGAGGGAcgtcctcctgctgctgccccgcaTCACCCACCTCGTCACCTACACCCACATCCCCGACTGGAACCACTGGGACTTTGTCTGGGGCC